GTTTGTTACTTATTGCTATAGCTTTAGCTATAAGTGTTGTTGCATTGGCTGCACCATCAAATATCTCTCACCCATTTCCCCAGGATAAATATAATGAAAATCCTCCTGCATTGCATGCTAATAATAATCTTTCTGAAAGTCATTTTATAACCAAGGAACAAGCTATTGCAAAGGTGTCTGTTGGCAAAGAAGGTGACTTAAAGTCGGCGGAACTTGTGACTTGGAAGCAGCACTTAGCAAATGATGAGCCAAAAGAACAATTGGTAAATACTCAGATAGATCCTGACAGAATGGTATGGGTAGTAAAAAATTATTTTCCAAAAGGGTTAGAGACAAAGGCTGGGTTTTATGAAAAGGCTACTTTAATTTCTGTATTTGATGCCCAAACCGGACAGTTATTGGAGTCAACTGTTATGGGAGATTGGAAAGGGCAAAGGCTGCCTTAAAACATGTGATAATAAGGAAGTAGTTACAAATGTAGACAGGAAAAGTGATTATGGCGGCTATCTTATTTACAGGGAAAATTTTGTAACCGGATTTAAAAGGATTGAAGCGCTTGATAAAAACTTGAAAGTAATTTAATTAAAGGGTGTTTTGAAGTGGTTAAATTAAAATTTAAATAATGAAATCCTTGAATGTAAATTTAAAGGGATGATATTATGAAAATAAGAAAGAAAATTGTGACAGCAATAATTATTGCTATTTTCGTAATTTCCCTACCTGAAATAGCTTTAGCACATCCTATGCAAGACAATTGGAATAACGACTATGTAGGTTACCGCTTGTTCAGGGTGGTACATTGATTGTAGTTTAGTAAATCAAAATGATTACTGGCATGTAGATCATGACTTTTAAAAATTAACGGTTATTTCCTTAAAAAGGAAGGCGCGTAATAATATGAAAAATTTTAAAGTGTGGCTTTTACCAAGTATCATACTGATATTAACCTTTTGGGGTTATTTTTATGCTTTAGCTGAAAATAATAATACAGTTAATGTAAATTTATATACTAAAAATTCTAATATAAATTCTGATAATAATGAATTATCTTTACCGTACGAATTAAAAACACCTAAATATTTGCCCAAAGGACTTGTTTTTAAGAAAAAAACAGTTGAGAATGTTGGTGTTTTAAAGGCAGTAATACAAGGGTGGCAAGATATAAAAAACGAAAGGAGATTTTTGGTAATTATACAATCAAATGATAATGGAAATACAAAACCAAGTGAAATTAACGATGCGACAAAAATAAAGATTGCAGGCACTGATGCTTGGTTGCTTTATGAAAGTGAAGGAGAACCAGTAAAAATTATGTTCTGGAAAGATAGTTGTTATTATCTTGTAGGAGGATTAAATATATCTGTTGAAGACCTAACAAAAGTGGCAGAAAGTTTGTTTAAATGATATTGAATACAGATGAAGAGAAACGAGGTAACATCAAGTTTTATAACCTAATATTTCCGTTGAATCAATATAAGGTAAAATGTTTTTAGAACACTACCTTTCTTTTTTTGAGGTGATTTACAGTGAAGTTCCAAATTTTTTTATTTTATATCAGTATTATAGTAGGAATAATTGGAATAATGCTGGGAAATCGCGTTAACTATCGTTGGTATTGGTTGGCAATTTTTTCTTTTTATAACTTTAGCTATTTAACGGGATTTTCTCGGTTGCTATTTTTAAGCATTGTATGGATTTTGCTTTCATTAACAATTGGTCATTCTTTAGGTTTAGTTACCAGCTTCAAAAAAGGCGTCATAGCTTCCTTATTGGGTTTAGTGTTATGGGTTATATTTAGTCTATTGATTGATGATTATTGGCTATTCTTGCCTGTGCAGAAAATTTATAATTTATTGGGGTTATATTAGTGATCTGCTTTTGTCCTCCTGGAGAAGGTCCTTAAAGAGAGAATTAAATCGCAGGAACATTTGAATCAGAACTATTAAGAAAAATTTTTGCATAATTGACAAAAAATTTTCAAAAATGTTCAAAAGGGTGAAATTAAATGCAAAAGGCCTTTTTCCTGGCTGTTTTACTGCCATTTTTATTAATAAGTTGTACTACAAATAAAATATTAGGGGTGTTAAACAAAAATTTTCAATATTCCAAAATTAGTATCAGGAACATCATTGATTTATGATAAACTTTGAAATGTTTGAACGTCTTTAAGCAAGTTTTTTTTAGAGGAATTTTTTGAAAGATGCCGAATAAGAAACAAAAATGGCAAAAGGAGAAGATAAATGCTTTCCAAAGTACATACGATTGCCTTAAACGGCATTAACGGAGAAATAGTAGAGGTGGAGGTGGACATTAACCGCGGGCTTCCGGGGATGGAGGTAGTGGGCCTTCCAGATACGGCGGTAAAGGAAGCCCGGGAGCGGGTAAAATCGGCGATAAAAAATTCCGGGTTTGATTTTCCCATCGCCAGGATAACAATAAACCTTGCCCCGGCCGACCTTAAAAAAGAAGGTTCTCATTTTGATTTGCCGATAGCTCTTGGGATTTTGGCGGCGAGCGAACAGTTAAACGCTGACCTTTCACACTACATCTTTTTAGGGGAACTCTCGTTGGAAGGTCAGGTGCGGGAGGTAGATGGAGTCCTACCTTCGGTATTAGCGGTGCGGGGAAAAATTCCCAAAGCGGTGGTGCCGTATAACAACCGCACCGAAGGGGCACTGGTGTCCGGAGTCGAGGTTTACGGGGTAAAGAGCCTAAGAGAAATCGTAGCCTTTTTATCGGGAGAAGAAGAGCTTAAACCAGAAAAGCCTCTTGATATTTCCGAAATACTCCGCGGAAAACCCGATGAGGAGCTGGACTTTGCCGATGTGGCAGGACAGGCGGTAGCGAAAAGGGCTTTAGAGAAATTGCTGCGGCAGCAAATTTAAATTGTCTGATGTTATGACCCCATGTCAGTATAAGCTTAATACGAAAAATGCATTTTATTTAAAGGTGAAGCGGGAAAATTTAAACCGGAGCTACCGAACGGTTACAGTGCGATTTAGCAGTTACGATGTAGAGCGGATAAATCGTTACTTAATGGAAAAGAAGATAAGCCAGTCGGAACTGTTGAGGAAAATAGTAAGCAAAAAAGAATTAAGCTATACGATGAGGAAACCTACAGATAGCAGGGTAGTATTAAAAGCCATGAAAACTTTCAGCGTTGAAGATAGGCTTTATAGAAAATTAGAAAGCTGGTCAAAAAAATTAAACATACCAACAACAACACTTATAAGAGAATTAATTCTGTCCGGTATAGAAGAATGGATATAACAGAAAAACGGTACTTGTTTTGTGTGTAATTAATATTTTTCATGGATTGCAATAATCAGCTTTTGCGGTGCCATGTTAAAGGGAGTACATCTATAGCTTAGGTATTAAAAAAATCTTATAATAATTGACAAAAAATTTTTAAAATTGTCTTGACAAAAAAAAATGTGCAGTATAGTAATAAAAGGGAATGCATTCCTGAAAATGGTAAACAAGGGGGGACAAAAGATAAATTCTGCTTCCCTTGATTTGTCTAGTTTTCATTTGCAAGAACATGATTGGTTAGAAAATAATCTTAATGAGTACTTATCTTAATATACTCAGATCTACTTATTTTGCTGCAAATAAGTGGTATAAGATGTGCAACTTTTAAAAGCCATTAAATTTTTACGATCTTTATATAAAACATACTTTAATGAATTTCTAATCTGATGGAATATGCTAAGTTGAATTTCTGCCTTTGAAAGTAAAATATTTGGGAAAAATATAAAAATATTTAGAATAATGCTAGGCGATAGTGAATTAGAAAAGTTCTACTAAATTAAGTGCTTAATTAGTATAGAGCTAAGGTAGCTATGGCTATATGCTGGTTACAATTATCAAGCTTATTATATTAAAAATTATCAATTGATATTTAAAAAATTAGAAGGAGGAATTAGCGGTGATAAAGAAAACCATATTATTATGTTTTTTTATAATGTTATATTTTGTAACAACTGCATTAGCATCTACTGTTCAAGTGACTAATTATCTTTATGATGAATCAACTGGAATATATAAAATTTTTGACCCCAAAATTTTGCCAGAAATTCCGCTAGATGAAAAGCCTAAATATCTTACCACAAATACTGACAATATGGGTAATAAATACAAAGATAACAATATTATTACGCCACAAGTTAACTTAATAAAGGAATTGGTAAGGTATGATCAAACTTCAGCAAATTTAAATTGGACTATGAAATATGTTGGCGTAACTCGTGTTGACAATACCCAAAATAAATATTCATCGGCAAAACTGATTTTTACAGCAACCAGCAGTGGATCTTTTAAAGCTGCTGCAAATGTTAGTGGAACAACATCTACAGAAATTAATTTAATTGTTGGTAAAGTTGATGCAACAGTTACAATCGGGGGTACTATTGAAAGGGTTTGGACTCAAGGAATGACCTATGGAACTGAAACAAGTGTTCCTCCTGGAAAAATTGGTGAAATATATGCTTATATTCCAGGTACAGCAAGCAAAGGTTATGCAATATATAAAGTAACGGATGATTATGGATATAGTTTTTATGAACAAAAGGCTTGCGGTGCTAATGTACCAGCTAAAAATTCTTGGAATATGGTTGTAAAGATTTATTAATTTCAAGAAACATGTCTACCCCAATAAATGGTAGACATGTTTTATTTTAATATTTACGAATGTTGATAATGTAAACAATGCAAATATACCTTAAAGGAAGCATTGAGGTGATACAATATTGAGAGGAAAATTAATTTTAATAATTATTTCGTTACTGTTATTAACAGGATGTAAAGACGGTGATAAGAAAGAAGTCTTAGACAATGAAAATATAAATAAGCAAAAACAAATAGAATCAACAACAGATTATAAGACAACTGAAGAAAAGTATCTAAATGATTTTAAATCTTTTTTGCCAAATAGCAATGTATTATACACAAAAATAGTTGATTTAGATAATGATAAAAACTTGGATTTAATAATCCTCTTTGAAGATAAAAAGACAAGAAAAAAATCAAATATTGCATTTGTTGGTAAAAGAGGAATATACGCAATAGATATTGCTGCAGATAAAAATAATTTGGTATTTAAAGAACCATTTCAAATAAAAGTCATAGAAGTGAAAGGAATGATTCAGGGTATAGAGATTCCAATGATAAATCAAAAAACAAATGAACAATATAACTATAATATTTCACTTATTGCATCTGGAAGTGATCAAACTTTTAAGATAAAAGCTGAAAAATATAATGAAAAAAATAATTAAGTTGGCTTGGTGTTTCAATAGCGGATTTATAATAAAAAGGGTGAAATTAAATGCAAAAAGCCTTTTTCCTGGCTGTTTTACTGCCATTTTTATTAATAAGTTGTACTACAAATAAAGTTTCAACTGAATCTAAATTATTTGACCTTTCTTCAAAATATTATGGATATGTTTATGGGACATTTAATCATGATTATTCTATAAGACTTTTTGAATTTGGGCAGATTGTCAAAAAGGCTTCGGAAGTTAAGAATGAAAGGGATATAGATTACTTAAAAGGAAGAATTGATGCTTTTTTACTGGGAAGGCCCGGAAGTGTTGGTGAAATAGCATCGGTTAACAAAGAATACTTGGATAAAATAATAATCCCTGAATTACAGCAGCCAATTTTTAACCTTTTAAATGAGATGGAACTTTATATTAGCAACCTTGAAAAAATCGTTGAAGAAAGAAATTTTCAAAAATTAAACCAATTGCAAGCAGAGCTAAAGGAACTATACCAGCTTGAAAGAACAATCAATGATGATAGATACCGAAATCCTCAAGAGAAAGAAAGGTATTTAGCAGCTATCGAAAAAATGGAGAAAATCATGAAAAAATAAGGTGGTTTGTTTATAAGATTAAAATTTCTTGTCCTGCTTTTTCAAGCAGGCTTTTTTCTTTTTAGAGGAATTTTTAGAAATATGCCGAAATAAGAAACAAAAAAAGTAGAAGAAGGAGAAAAATGCTTTCAAAAGTACATACCATTACTTTAAACAGCATTAATGGCTAAATAGTGGAGGTGGAGGTGGACATTAACCGCGGGCTTCCGGGGATGGAGGTTGTGGGCCTTCCCGATACGGCGGTCAAGGAAGCCCGGGAGCGGGTAAAGTCGGCGATAAAAAATTCGGGATTTGATTTTCCCATCGCCAGGATAACGATAAACCTTGCCCCTGCCGACTTAAAAAAAGAAGGCTCTCACTTTTAGCTCTCGGGATTTTAGCGGCGAGCGAACAGTTAAACGCAGATTTATCAAGCTACATTTTTTTAGGGGAGCTATCCTTGGAGGGTCAGGTGCGGGAGGTAGATGGAGTCCTACCTTCGGTATTAGCGGTGCGGGGAAAGGTACCCAAAGCGGTGGTGCCATATAATAATCGTACCGAAGGAGCGTTAGTGTCCGGGGTCGAGGTTTATGGGGTAAAGAGCTTAAGAGAAATCGTGGCTTTTTTATCGGGAGAAGAAGAGCTTAAACCGGAAAAGCCTCTTGATATTTCCGAAATACTCCGCGGAAAAGCCCGATGAAGAGCTGGATTTTGCCGATGTGGCAGGACAGACAGTGGCGAAAAGAGCTTTAGAAATTGCGGCGGCAGGCAACCACAATTGTCTAATGCTATGACCCCATGTCAGTATAAGTTTAATACGAAAAATGCAGTTTATTTAAAGGTGAAGCGGGAAAATTTAAACCGGAGCTACCGAACTGTTACAGTGCGATTTAGCAGTTACGATGTAGAGCGGATAAATCGTTACCTAATGGAAAAGAAGATAAGCCAATCAGAACTTTTAAGGAAGATAGCAAGTGAAAAGGAACAAAGTTTTACGGTGAAAAATCTCTCCGGAAGCATGAAATTATTAAGCACATTGAAAACATTCAGCGTTGACGATAAGCTTTATAAAAAAATTGCGAGCTGGTCAAAGGAACTGAACATACCAACAGCAACACTTGTTAGAGAGTTGATTCTGGCAGGAATAGAAGAATAAAAGTGCAAGATAATTATTTCTTAACCTTCATTAAATTGAAATAATTTTAGCTAACTCTGATTGGCGCTAATAAAATTCGTTTTTGTATTAGAGGAGAAAGAATTGGCTGCAACTGGTTTCGATTTGAAGAAAACAAGATGTACTAAAATGTAAAATATACTATAATTTACTCAATTTGTATAATTGACATATTTTTAATGGAATATTATGGTTAAAGGTAAAAGAATTACCGGTAATTTCTCGGAATTTTCAGAAAGAGAGGAGGTGA
This genomic interval from Carboxydothermus pertinax contains the following:
- a CDS encoding DUF4367 domain-containing protein — its product is MKNFKVWLLPSIILILTFWGYFYALAENNNTVNVNLYTKNSNINSDNNELSLPYELKTPKYLPKGLVFKKKTVENVGVLKAVIQGWQDIKNERRFLVIIQSNDNGNTKPSEINDATKIKIAGTDAWLLYESEGEPVKIMFWKDSCYYLVGGLNISVEDLTKVAESLFK
- a CDS encoding magnesium chelatase domain-containing protein; protein product: MLSKVHTIALNGINGEIVEVEVDINRGLPGMEVVGLPDTAVKEARERVKSAIKNSGFDFPIARITINLAPADLKKEGSHFDLPIALGILAASEQLNADLSHYIFLGELSLEGQVREVDGVLPSVLAVRGKIPKAVVPYNNRTEGALVSGVEVYGVKSLREIVAFLSGEEELKPEKPLDISEILRGKPDEELDFADVAGQAVAKRALEKLLRQQI
- a CDS encoding ATP-binding protein translates to MAKRALEIAAAGNHNCLML